TTCTAAAATTCATCTACCGTCGGATCTGAATCTGCTCATCTCATTTCTCATCGGATAAAATCCCTTCTCAGTTTCCCCATCCAACTACACTACGCAAACCAATACCAAACGACCATCAATCATGGCGGCAACTGTATCGTCTCCTTGGGGCAAAGCCGGCGCGTGGGCTCTCGATGCAGAAGAACATGAAGCTGAACTCCAGCAACAGAGCCGCGCCGATTCTGCCGCTGAAAAGCTCGCGGATTTCCCTTCTTTATCCGCCGCCGCCTCCACCAAAACCAAGAAAAAGAAGAGCCAACCTATCTCTCTCGCCGAATTTGCTGCCTACGGCTCTGCTAAGCCGAGTGAGCCAACTGGCCTAACTCACGAGGACCTCCTCCTACTCCCTACCGGTCCTCGCCAACGCTCTCCCGAGGAACTCGATCGCAACCGTCTTGGCGGCGGATTTAAATCCTATGGTTCGAACCGATACAATTCCAACGGCGATGATTCCTCAAGTAATAGTAGATGGGGATCTTCTAGGGTTTCAAATAGAGATTCCAATAAAGAAATGGCTCCCTCACGCGCCGATGAGATGGATaattgggcgtcggctaagaaaTCGACTCCTGCTGGGAACGGATTTGGGGGTGGATTTGAGAGGAGAGAGAGAGGAGGGGGAGGGTTTTTTGATTCGCAATCGAAAGCCGATGAAGTAGATAACTGGGCATCTAATAAGAGTAGTAAAAGCGTGAATGCTGCTGCACCGCCACGGAGATTTGGTGGGGGGTTTGAGAGAAGAAGCAGTTTCGATTCACTTCAAAGGGATTCCCAAAGGGATTTGGATAATTGGGGAAAGAAAAAGGAGGAGACTGGCAGTAGTGCTGGTAGTGGTGGAGTGAGACCAAGGCTTGTGCTTCAGCCACGCACGGTTCCTGTGACCAAGGAGGCTAAAAAGGAATTGACTGCGCCCAAGCCCAAAGGGGCAAATCCTTTTGGCGAGGCAAGGCCGAGAGAGGAAGTGTTGAAGGAAAAGGGGAAAGATTGGAAGGAGATTGATGAGAAGCTGGAAGCTGTTAAGATTAAAGAGACAGTTGCGGTTGCAGAGAAAGAGAGAGGACGAAAGGCAAGCTTTGGTGGAAATGGGCGTGCCCCAGTTGAAAGGAGCTGGAGGAAGAACGAGTCTGATGaggctgctgctgctgctgatcGACCCCAAAGGTTTGTTCACTTATCTCATATTCATTGCTTGTTGATTtgagaatatatacatatattaactgCGTTTGGGTGTGTTTGTGTGTGTAATTAAGTAGCACGACTATATTTTTATGCTTGCCACAATTGCTATAGAACGGTGTTTTCCTGTCTATGTAGCAGTACTCCATCGTTATATCTTTTAAGCTAGGGATTCTGGGAAAGGAAATTTAATTTATCTACCTAAATCGACAAATAGCTATGCATCTTTTTCATCTCTCTTGTTTTTGTTCCTATTTGAGTAATGTGTCAACAGTTATGGTAACCGGTAAGTGTAAAGCATGGGTAATACTGCGAGTACTTTCAAGTGAAAGCCTCCTGTATAAGAAAATGTCAAGAACATATTGTTAGTTGCTATGGGTCTATATGATCATAATCATGGTAAGTGATGATTGGTTTCAAACCCTTGAAATCACACACACGTTTTGAGATTCCACTTTTGAATTATTGTTTTCTTTCGGGGAGAGCATTGTCTGCTAATTATTATTGTGTCAGAACGACATGACAAGTGTTTGCTCTGACCTAGTTTTCTTCTGAATCCAGCTCTGAGACTGAGAATGGCCATGTTGCGGACAATTGAAGATAGAGAAAACAAATATGAAGCTTAGGTCTGAAGGAAGGGAGGAGAAGaacttcttttgaaatttttgGATGTCTAATTTGTTGAGACTTGTTTGTCTTTTGTTGTGACTGTTATTATTGTCAATGCAGTATTTAAACAATTTTGGTAGGCTTCGAATTAGTTGCATTGGCTTTGGTCAAACATGTCTTGTTTGCAGCAGGAACGTTGCTCCGTGTAgagtttattaattttattttcaagtttttGTTGATCTTGTGAGCATGAGTTCATTTCATCATTGTTTGAATTGGTGACCAAATAAATCCTATTTTTAAGCTGTGTATTAGTTGTTTCTTTTTAGCTACTCTGGTCTTTGCTATCTGATATCTTTAATCCTAATGTACGGTACGTGTATTTGTGCAAAATCAGATCAtacttttgggttttttttttttttttttaaagttcttgACCCGAGATTCCCCCTTTTCTTGGAAAAACGTCATGGTTTAAGATTTTAGTTTCGATAAAACAATGAGATGGCGTGCTCAAGTTTGCATTAGAAGATGTCATATGGCTTCCACCATTTGGAAGTCTTTTTCAGTCCTATTGGGAAGGAATCTTATATTTTGAAAGTTGAGGAACCACACTTGCTAAGCCAAGTTATATATTCTGTCATTTCTACTTTCTTCTCACTTGAGTAACATAGCACAACTTGATACATGTATTGGCAACTTGCACTGCACATGCTTTGTTTTCAAGTGCATTTAGATTTTGCATGCCGGAAGAAAGGGGGTAGCGTGTAAGTGGGAAGCACGATTGAAGGCAAATTGGCCAGCCACTGCAGGGCCTACAGGAAGCCAATGGgatttttaattttagtgaaaagaaaaaaattgatatgAACTGGATGTTGCTCGCCATGGCTGCTTTCCCCAGATGTgtttgaagtatatttttatgatGCATTgttctaatcaaatcataacagACTCTTTCTGGTCTAAAATTTATACACACCAATCAGCTCCCGCTCATGCAGGCACGCTAGCAATTATTAAAAATGAGAAGTACCGCATCAGGACATGTGTTAGCAGTTGAAAATAAAAGGGAATTGAAGTCAAGTTAGCAAGAAAACTTGGTGTCTGGCTTTTCACATGTTTGCATGTTGCTCACACCTCCTTTCATCAATGCTCCTCTCAGCTTTTACGGCCAACTAATTCCCTGGACCTGCCAAATGCCAATACTTCAAAATCTTACGTCTATACAGACCAACCAAGTCTTTTAAAATTTGGGATTAATGGACTCTTGTACTGAAATGAAAATCCCACATTTATTATTATAGTTCAGACACCAGATTCCTTTACTGAGGCCATCGTCTTCAACTTTGAAATTCTAACATTTTAGTTCTTAAGTGCACTAGAAGATCCCTACAACAGTTAAATCTATCCGCTCTGTAATCAGAGGGTCTTAAATATGTCGCCCTTACTGCTATAATCTAGAATAAACAAATTTCCTAACCTTATTAGTCTTGGCAGCTGAGGGTTGAAAAGGAAGACATGCTACTGGAGAGTACTGACCCCGAGTCAAAGGTTGCTCTTATCTATGCAATGGCCGCCAAGAGAAATGAGACTGCTATGACCCTTTGGGAAGGCCCTCAAGGGAAAAGAAGACCCCTTACAATTCAATTGCAGCTGTTATCCCCCAAAAGAACAGGGACCTCACAGATTGCAGCACTAAAGGCGTCCTCATCACTGCCTTACGCTTCATACTGGCTCAGGCGGTGTCACCTGCAAGTTAACCCCCTTGCAAGTGATCTTTTATAATGTGCAACTACATTTCTAATTCCGGCCATGATGAATATTGAAATGCCACCTCATCATTAATTATATACATGTAAATACACCTATTTGTAGAATATTCTGGCGATTTATCCTATAGTATATTAATAATGTAGGAAAGTGAGAAAAGAAGCAACTCTTGATTGAGGAGAGGATGATTTCATGGGAACAAAAATAACCTTATTATGCAAAATATCTAAACAACAAAACTACAATCACCATATCCAGCAAAGATAAAAGAAATGGTAGAAAAATATTATAGAAATTTCAGCACCTTACTTTCAGAGTTTCACTCACCTCTTGAAAGACCACAGAGAGTTGgccatttttaaaaatttgtctTATCCGTAGCAACCTAATTCTCATCATTGTCCATACTGCACTTGATGTGAATATTCAAATAGTTTTTTCAGTAAAGGAAGGACAGCAATCAAAGCAACCTGAAGCTGTTCAGAGCTATTTATTCGTAAACTGACTTGTCCTGCACCTTTGTTATTCAGATTGGCACGAGCTATTAGATTCGTAGACCGTCCAACAGGCACCTGTGACTGTATATTGCATCCAATGGCAAGATCTCCATGCCAATCCATGATAGATAGGCCAAGTGTAGATAAGGAGCAACCCAAAGGGTAATCTTTATCCCTCAATTGTGCTTCCAAGCTGCCCCCATAAGCAAGATCGCCACGTCCAGTCATAGCACCCCCAGCCATGACTACTTGGAACTGCTTATTAGCAATCAGTTTGTCTTCAAATTTCACTCCAGCTGATAGTGCATCACCTAAGAGTGTAACTGAGATGCCAGCCATTGCCTTATTCTTCTTCAGATTACTAAACCTGGTCTCGCTGCGCAGTGTATAGGCTAAGTCCTTTCCAACAGTCTGCATATCAAAACCCAATGAAGTTGCTTTACCTTCCCCGTGCTTTAAAGAACTGGCCAGTTCCATTTGGACATTGGCATCCCTTTTGTCCTTTGTAACCTGGCCAGAAAATGAAATAGGAAATTTCTTTTTTGCAACGAACAGTCTTTCGACATTAATACCTTCGTAACCAACATCATGATCCCAACCATGAGTATCTAGAACTGGCCTAACAAGCCATGGGTTGGAGGAATCAAGGGAACGATAGCGATGAGTTGGATTATCAGAATCAAAAGAAGCAGGCAACGCCAAATCTGGCATGGGAACTGGAACAGAAGAAGCACCACTACTTTCTTCTTCTGCATTTTCACCATACTCACTTGGCAGATCCTTGGCTGCAGCAGCCATTTTCTTCATCATCTTTCGCTGCTTTTTCTCTTCCTTCAGTTGCTTCTTCATAAAAAGCTTTTCTCTATATTCCAACTCATCAAAATATGCTTTTTTCTGAGCTTTACTAAGCTTTGCTATTTGTGCTTTACTCAACCGCTTGAAAGGTGGCAGCTCATCATATTCTGGTTCATCCTCGGAGTCGGAGGATTCATCCAAATCATCATCTAATCCATCCTCATCACCATACTGCTCTTCAGGAAGCCTAACTTGCGGTCTTGATTGAAGAAGAGATGAAAGAAGGTAAGGTAAAGGAGGTGTTCTTGCTCGAGTAGCAAAAGGCTTTCCTGGGGGAGTATCTTGCAACTTCAAAAGCGTGTTTGCCTCGGCTAGAATTTTAGATGCTAAGGAAAGCAACAACAAATGAGGCTTCCAGACCTGACCATTTGGCAATACTCTCTGGCCTGCCCTATTTGTTCTACATGCAGAGTGATTCTCCACTAATGAAACAGGATTCATGAGTCGCATATCCCCAGCTGCCTGACGAATAGCCTGCTGTACAACATGAGAACGTTGAGTGACAAACATGTCATAGCTAGAAGCAGTACCATTAGGACCATCTGGTGGAGCAGAAGCTGCATGGGTCAAAACCACAATTGCATTAAACCATATAGAGGGACCAAAGACCTCAGTTATGGTACGCAAGAGGGGCATATCACCAAAATCCCTCGTTTGCATGTCCAACCTATCAAGGTACAACACAATATCTGGAGGTGTTTTCTTAATGAAACGCTTAATGGAGTGAAGGATCTTCTCGTTCTGGCATTGGTCAGACCAGGAAGGAAGAAGGCCTGGTGTGTCAATTACACGAACTTTGATACCATGCACAGTACCCACAACATCCTGAACCTTTTTGGTACCAGTCTGGAAAGCATCAGTGCCAAACTTGACTTCATCAAATATTGAATTAATAGTAGCACTTTTACCAACTCCGGTCTTCCCAAGGACCATAATTGTACAGGAGAAATCAAGGGGTTCATTTCCAGCTGCCTCAAGCTGTTCAGCCATAGCACTTGCACGGTCAAAGCTGAAGGCACCAACCCGGCCCCCATTTCTCCCCCGGAGCTGCTCAGCTAATCCTAGTCTGTACAAAACCTGTGCCACAACAACATTATGGGGAGTCTGCCCGAGCCTATTTGCAAGCCTCAAAAACTTAACTCTAATCAACTGAAGCTTTTCGCGAGTCTCATCATTCTCCTCAGCCTCCACATTGCCAGTATCTTCAATTTGTTGTGCCTGTGCCTGTGCCTGTGCCTGAGAGACACTTCCATTTGCACGAGGCTGCTGCACCACCCTGGCGGCAGGTTCCAATAATGGAGCAGCGCGCCCCAGGCCAGCAGGATGAGAAGAGATAGCAGGGTTAGTAGATTTAACAGATGATGACAATGCTGGAGCAGGTAGAATTTCACATTCTCTAGTGACAGAGTTGTTTGGCTTAGGCTCCTGAGCCATGTCCACTTTTTTCCCAAATTCTTTGGCTTTAGCAGACACTGAAGATCCTGGAGCATGTTGCACTTCCTGCTCTATGGTCACTTGGGTGCTTTGCTTATCTTGTTGATTTTTCTCTGCTTTATCATCAGAATGTTCAATCACAAAATTAATATCTTGACATTTATTACCCACCATTTCATCAGGGAGCCGAGATTGAAAACCATCATGAACCTCTGTCCTCAAATCAGCTTTACCCGACTCAATCTTCTCATTCCTTTCATCTGTAAACTTTTCTGAAGAGGACAAGTTTCCAACTGCAGAAGCAACTGTTCCTTCAACAGATATACTCAGCTCAGATTGCGTATGTTTCAGTTCATCAATCTCACCATTATGCTTCATGTCCCTAGCATATGATAAATGTTCTACTTTTCCATTCATGTTATCCTCCACCTCCATAGCAGCAAAAGCCTTATTTGCTTTTTCATCTTCATCTCCACTATCCACTGGATCAAGACCAGCTGTAGCCCCTTTTACTTCTGTACACTCTTTTCCCTGATCAGTATCTCCTTTTACAGGCATCTCAATTGCTGTATCAGACTTGAGACTTATTTTTTCCTCATCCCTTGGGACTTCTGTTTCTCCGGTACCATTGATTTCATCTTCATCTCCACCATCCACTGAATCAAGACCAGCTGTAGCCCCTTTTACTTCTGTACACTCTTGTCCCTGATCAGTATCTCCTTTTACAGGCATCTCAATTACTGTATCAGACTTGAGACTTCTTTTTTCCTCGTCCCCTGGAACTTCTGTTTTTCCGGTACCATTGATTTCAAGTGCTTCCTTCCCACCATTCAATTCATCAGTCTTTTCGCCCATTTCAGTACCTGCTTCGTCAATCTTATCAGCTTTACCAGCCTCAATCTTCTCATTCCTCTCATCTGCAAACTTTTCTGAAGAGGATAAGTTTCTATCTGCAGAAGCAACTGTCTCTTCAACAGATTTCCTTGGCTCAGACAGCCTATCTTTCAGTTCATCAATCTCACTATTAAGCTTCATGTCCCTAGCATTCAATAAATCTTTTAGTTCATCTGCAGAAGCAACTGTCTCTTCAACAGATTTCCTTGGCTCAGACAGCCTATCTTTCAGTTCATCAATCTCACTATTAAGCTTCATGTCCCTAGCATTCAATAAATCTTTTAGTTCATCTGCAGAAGCAACTGTCTCTTCAACAGATTTCCTTGGCTCAGATAGCCCATCTTTCAGTTCATCAATCTCACTATTAAGCTTCATGTCTCTAGCATTCAATAAATCTTTTAGTTCTCCGTTCATGTTATCCTCCAACTCCACGGCAGCGAAAACCTTTTCATCTTCATCTCCGTCTACTGAACCAAGATCAGCTGTGGCACATTTCACTTCCGTACTCTCTTTTCCCTGATCAGTAACTCCTTTTACAGGCATCTCCATTCCTGAATCAGACTTAAGATTTCTTTTTTCCTCATCCATCGGAACTTCTGCTTCTCCAGTACCACTGATTTCAGGTACTTCCTTCCCACCTTTCAATTCATCATTCTTTTTGCCCATTTCAGTCCCTCCCTCGTCAATCTTATCCAACACCACACCACCACCAACACTCTCACCTTTCTGCTGGTCCACCAACTCTGCCACAGCCTCCTGAGTTCCAACCTCACTTGGAACGGCGTTCTCCTGAGTTTCAATAGCCTCTTGAAAGGTCTCTGCTTCAGGTTCTAAATTCAAGTTCTCCTTAACTACCACTGAACCAGTATCGCCAAATGTCTCAACATTTCCAATTGCATCCTCAACTAAACCGCCTTCATCCACTCCAGATTTTTCTCCCTGTTCTTGCAAATTCTCCAGTGTTGCACTTGCCTCCTCAAAAACCTCACCTACTGGTTCTTCTGTTTCACCGGAATCACCAGCAAACCTCACCTTCACTTCCTCATTGGCAAGTCTTTCTTCCGCAATCTTATTATCTACCATTACTACCCCATTTTCCATTTTCACAAATGTTGCTTCAAAAACCTAAACTCAGGAAGAAGATTAGAAAAAAGAAAGACAGCCCATTATAACCACTAACCATCTGAATAATCAATAAAGAATCAATTATAAGAAGCACCTACAAAACGAAAACCCATCCTTTCCTAAAACCCCAACATTAAAAAGCAATACGAATCCAAATGTTAAAGAAAGAAAATGGATCGGTCTAGTTCTTCAGAACCGAAACATCATCTTTCCAAAACAAATCAGATCCCAAGTTCATaaatgtaaataataataaaagagagatagtaattataataaaaaaaataaaaaggttacCTGGTCTTTATGGTGCAGTGATTTTCAGATAGAGAAATAGAAAAGGGTTTTCTGTACTATAATGAGAGACAGATTAGAGAGTCAAAGTATCTGTGGTTGGTTTATATATATGCCTTTTTATATTTTCCTCTATTTCCACATCTACTGCAACTGCACAAGAAATGATGTATTACGGATAAGAAGGTGATCAAGGGATGAGAATGGAGGTTGGAATGTGATCAAACGGTGAGAGATGGTTAATTAGTATGATCATGAAAAACGCCGAATGACGGTGATAAGAAAATTAAAgttagaaaaaaaaggaaagttagCCTATCAAATGGATAGAGTCACGTGATCATACCTTATTCGAGAGGGACAGACAGGGAGAGATTGTGGGCCGTCCAATCTTTCCTGATTGATTGCGCCTTTGAGTAACCCAAATTGCAAacctttttaatatttaattttaattacaaaaacgGAAATGATAAAAGATTCAGTTCAAGATAAAAACAATTGTTTTTagagaaaaaaaactaaaataaaaatgatttgTTGTAATAATTCTTTCCAATTATGACATTTTACTAAAGTAATTTATGGATAAAAATATCTTGAAACTCTTTACTTTTCCTCTTAATTCGAATATTCAAATATCCGTTTCctctgttttaaaatttaaaatttaaaatttaaaataaaaccctcatttaaacaaaaataatgaaatattTACGGAGAAATGTCCAAAAAATTCCTTATTTTACTTTACTTTTCCACTTTTCCAAATGCCACAAACTttcataaacaaaataaaaaaaagtttatttaattaaaaaataaattcctAATAAGTTGGGTTTGGGTTTGATTCAACAAGTTTCAGATTCAGCCCAGTAATGAGAAATGGCCAACTCCAGTCCAAAATTGCCTCGTGAATCCAACACCAACAGCCGCACTAATTACCGCAACAGCCAATACCTTTATTGGACCTAACAAGTATAGTGACATGAGGAACCAGGAAAGCTCCATTTTTCCTTTCACATGTTGTCTCTCTCCAATGCCAAAAGCCGCTTCTTCGGAAAACCCCATTATtgtcttttaaaaatatttttttcacggCAGTCGCTTACCCTATCCAACTCTAGTTTCTTACAACAATGCGCAAGAGCCAAGCCTTTCGAACTCCACAAGTTTCTAGACCTTCAGCCCGACACTTTTTAGCCAATCATTTGGCGCTCGTAAAGTATTCGGTATGCtagaaatttattttatgttaataataTGTTATCTGTGTATGCAAAAGCCTGCTAGAATGTTGTTCGATCAGATGCCCCCAAAGAGATTGTTTTGTGGAATACGATGGTTATTGCTTATGCCCAAAGCGGGTATTTTGAGGAAGCGTTTAGATTTTATAAGGAGTAAAGGAATTTGTCTATTGGATGCAATGAATTCAGTTTTGCTGGTGTTTTGACTGTTTGTGTTAAGCCGTGAAAATTGCAAGTTGCTAGGCAGGTTATTGTTGGGATTTTCAcccaaataatattattttaataatgggtaaactataaaaatagttacttttgtttgtttcaggttacattttagtcacttatgttattattttgttacgaagtgatcactcttccattaagttccgttatctcccTAACGGTAATCCTATGTGGCAGTCCAACTAAATTTTAAGTGCCAACTTGGATTTCCTAATGAGATgataatagatttttaattaaataaatttaattaattaaaatttttaaaccctaaatcttaaTTAAAAAACCGTTCATCTccctttttttttagttttccttttcaattgactaaaaaaattattatcatcaaaaatttttattcatgtatgaaaacaaaagagaattcAATGGAGGGTCCAGGTATGTCTTTTTCACTTACAAATTTATGTTCTAAAACTTAAAATGAAGTAGTTGTCGACAAATAAGAAGATGGTAATCATTTTTGTTCCTAATCATTGTATTTTCCAATTCTTCACGTTCTTGAATAATTAGTTTCTCAATCCGATTTTTTCTGATCTGAATCGGCTTGTTTGTTCACAATCCCTTTGTGGGTATCCCTTTTTTCTCATCTAAAATTCTTTTAGTTGTTAATATTCatatcaagaattttaatttagggtttttattaaacaataaaaaattcaatCTTTTGTTTTTCAGTATAGAATAAAAGAGATAGAGGAATGCAAAGAAGACATACTTGAACGCTCCATTAAATCCATCTTTATGAAGCAGTCAATTTGATTTtaactattttgatcttaataatagtttttccaaTCAAATGAAAAACCATTGGAAAAAagaagagactgaagaaaaattaaaaagagagGATGAACAGATTTTTTAGTTAAGatttaggtttaaaaattttaattaattaaattttttaattaaaaatctattttcatcccatttagaaatccaagtatctagttggactgccacgtaggattaccaTTAGAGAGATAGCGaaacttaacggtagagtgatcacttcgtaacaaaatagtaacataagtgactaaaacgtaacatttcaaacataagtgactaaaatgtaacctgaggcaaataaaagtgactatttttgtagattaccctttaataatttatttttaaatgatattggtTGAGTCTTATTTACCTAAATTATACACTAAAAACTCTGAAGTCAAATACACGAGGATTATGATAACTTTCGAGCAATTCTTAGCAAACTTTCAACACATTCAGACTTGTTTGTCTAGTTAAAGCTATTCCATCAACGGGAACACCAAGTAATACGGTAACATCTTCCGCACTTATCACATAGTAAGTGAAAAGTATGGGTCTCAGGATTTTACTGCTCAACCAACACAACTATCAAATTTGGATACATTTAGGAGCCCTAAATCAAAACCAGTTACATCCAAGTACGCCCGAATCCTCGGATTAATAACATCGAAATGGTTATGATGCGACCTATTATGCAATGATCAACCCATTGGTTATACAAagtttatacaacatgcat
This window of the Gossypium arboreum isolate Shixiya-1 chromosome 12, ASM2569848v2, whole genome shotgun sequence genome carries:
- the LOC108479138 gene encoding eukaryotic translation initiation factor 4B3-like, producing the protein MAATVSSPWGKAGAWALDAEEHEAELQQQSRADSAAEKLADFPSLSAAASTKTKKKKSQPISLAEFAAYGSAKPSEPTGLTHEDLLLLPTGPRQRSPEELDRNRLGGGFKSYGSNRYNSNGDDSSSNSRWGSSRVSNRDSNKEMAPSRADEMDNWASAKKSTPAGNGFGGGFERRERGGGGFFDSQSKADEVDNWASNKSSKSVNAAAPPRRFGGGFERRSSFDSLQRDSQRDLDNWGKKKEETGSSAGSGGVRPRLVLQPRTVPVTKEAKKELTAPKPKGANPFGEARPREEVLKEKGKDWKEIDEKLEAVKIKETVAVAEKERGRKASFGGNGRAPVERSWRKNESDEAAAAADRPQSSETENGHVADN
- the LOC108479137 gene encoding translocase of chloroplast 120, chloroplastic-like: MENGVVMVDNKIAEERLANEEVKVRFAGDSGETEEPVGEVFEEASATLENLQEQGEKSGVDEGGLVEDAIGNVETFGDTGSVVVKENLNLEPEAETFQEAIETQENAVPSEVGTQEAVAELVDQQKGESVGGGVVLDKIDEGGTEMGKKNDELKGGKEVPEISGTGEAEVPMDEEKRNLKSDSGMEMPVKGVTDQGKESTEVKCATADLGSVDGDEDEKVFAAVELEDNMNGELKDLLNARDMKLNSEIDELKDGLSEPRKSVEETVASADELKDLLNARDMKLNSEIDELKDRLSEPRKSVEETVASADELKDLLNARDMKLNSEIDELKDRLSEPRKSVEETVASADRNLSSSEKFADERNEKIEAGKADKIDEAGTEMGEKTDELNGGKEALEINGTGKTEVPGDEEKRSLKSDTVIEMPVKGDTDQGQECTEVKGATAGLDSVDGGDEDEINGTGETEVPRDEEKISLKSDTAIEMPVKGDTDQGKECTEVKGATAGLDPVDSGDEDEKANKAFAAMEVEDNMNGKVEHLSYARDMKHNGEIDELKHTQSELSISVEGTVASAVGNLSSSEKFTDERNEKIESGKADLRTEVHDGFQSRLPDEMVGNKCQDINFVIEHSDDKAEKNQQDKQSTQVTIEQEVQHAPGSSVSAKAKEFGKKVDMAQEPKPNNSVTRECEILPAPALSSSVKSTNPAISSHPAGLGRAAPLLEPAARVVQQPRANGSVSQAQAQAQAQQIEDTGNVEAEENDETREKLQLIRVKFLRLANRLGQTPHNVVVAQVLYRLGLAEQLRGRNGGRVGAFSFDRASAMAEQLEAAGNEPLDFSCTIMVLGKTGVGKSATINSIFDEVKFGTDAFQTGTKKVQDVVGTVHGIKVRVIDTPGLLPSWSDQCQNEKILHSIKRFIKKTPPDIVLYLDRLDMQTRDFGDMPLLRTITEVFGPSIWFNAIVVLTHAASAPPDGPNGTASSYDMFVTQRSHVVQQAIRQAAGDMRLMNPVSLVENHSACRTNRAGQRVLPNGQVWKPHLLLLSLASKILAEANTLLKLQDTPPGKPFATRARTPPLPYLLSSLLQSRPQVRLPEEQYGDEDGLDDDLDESSDSEDEPEYDELPPFKRLSKAQIAKLSKAQKKAYFDELEYREKLFMKKQLKEEKKQRKMMKKMAAAAKDLPSEYGENAEEESSGASSVPVPMPDLALPASFDSDNPTHRYRSLDSSNPWLVRPVLDTHGWDHDVGYEGINVERLFVAKKKFPISFSGQVTKDKRDANVQMELASSLKHGEGKATSLGFDMQTVGKDLAYTLRSETRFSNLKKNKAMAGISVTLLGDALSAGVKFEDKLIANKQFQVVMAGGAMTGRGDLAYGGSLEAQLRDKDYPLGCSLSTLGLSIMDWHGDLAIGCNIQSQVPVGRSTNLIARANLNNKGAGQVSLRINSSEQLQVALIAVLPLLKKLFEYSHQVQYGQ